Within Garra rufa chromosome 9, GarRuf1.0, whole genome shotgun sequence, the genomic segment cttttctactccggttatcttcactgcttcactgtatgtatttacaataaaacaaaatataatatcaaccacctctgactcttttcattttcatttaagcaTATTAATGGCTGCAAAaacgtagttcagggaatgtacaacattacagtgaaactaAATATTATATCAAACAGCTTTTAcgtttcatttaacgttaaacatattaatagcgacaaaaatgtggttcatgcaatgcgttacaaaacaataattacaataaaaggaagtgatatcaaacaccactgcctctttgttttcttttcgtactcatttaaaaaaaatgaaacattaatATGCGATTTAAGCTAaatgtgcactgtgtataatacatctttactcaatgtataataaaatgaaacatgacaagcacaaatctgccttttttgttaaatgtcagttttaatgaacaatattagccattataaaagtataagtataaagtataagagacttatgtatcggaaataaagacaaaagcagacaattcggtcaaatacatgctaaaaagtcagcgttgGATTatgattgataaataatttatgaagcatcaggtcccagatgggtttgtcactttttgaggtccccctgaaacatttccattgtggtccgtgctatttgcagtgcgttcctgtgtttgcagcgcgttcgtgtgtttgcagcacgtttctgagtttgcagcgcgtttccgtatttgtgtttgcgttgcaaggatttgcagcgcctgtgttgtcaaactgatgaagatgttttcttaatttgttgtcattttttctgtttgcatgtgttttcttaagttgcagcgcgttgagctctctcggccaccgtattaCGGTTGTGtatacaaactgccaacacacattaatgttcaaacatgtaaaaattagttttgcatccgatgacccctttaaaacacaAGAGACCCTGATGTTGATCTGTATGCATTTAAGCATTTCAGTGGATCAGATCACCCTTTAGAGCAGATTTAGATCACAATCAACTGACAgttgcaataattaatcctaaaatagTAACTTCCTTTTTGCAGCATCAGTCGCAAACGCGCTCAcaagatctcccggttcttatttaTGAATTCAGTTCACTGGAGACTAGCTTTTAATGGcttatttgaatcagtgagttgtcgacTCGAGAAGAACTGCAatcggatcagtccaattcgtaaATTAATCGTTTGGTGCGATTTACGAAACAAttaacaggttcattgaaaaggaccagtttgttcatgaatcagacaccgTTACTGCGTCTcggagtagggctgggcgatatgggcaAAAATTCATATCTCGGTATTTTTAGGAGGAATGACGGTATACGATATATATCCGGTATTTTTCCATAAATGGTTACTTAAGAGTCAAAGcctttattaaaactttattaaacagtttttgagcaaaatataattaaaacacgGGGGTTTCCCTCCCTGTTTACAAATAAACAGCTGCACAaaatctttgataaataaaatacagtgcaGGTTGTTTCTCCTGCTTAACACTATAAGCTGCACAACATAtttcaaattatgaaaaaaaattagaaatgaaaaaaaaaaatagaccaggggtcttcaactaaaacggctcgaggtccagtaatgaaccctgctcaccagccgaggtccggacaattataaattaaaaaacaatttatgttttttgcgagaccaggttatctgcagcatattttatcttaaattctagacatttgaatacctttttaaagacctgaacaaaaataaataaataaataaataaaatgactgtaaaaagcttGATTTACAATTCATATGCAGgttacacaaaacaaaaaagatttcttaaatgataaacttcacattccagccttcaagagtcaaaagtatcaattcttaaataaatttaaacaaacattgtcaatcaagtattatattaacaaatgcatatattttactgccttaattgtttaaacttgtcgatccatcagttcacatgtacaactctacgtgtttgctgcttaaaaccatggattgattttttttacattaatctttttgacaacagccgacatacgagctgattaaaaatgtcagatcattgccttccagcaggaggcgctgtcagaatggcaCAAAAAACAGCTCCGAACGTGAaatgtgcagcgctcatatttatataaagtcaaatttatattatgccttataaagtttcatcgcaattcttgccttttagtccccaattTAAGAcgacctgaaatcataattaagactttcttaacccttacaatactgcagtcatcaatgaaaatgagagctttattttaaacaccgactttcaaaaacaaccccccttatctacacaaaatacgtttcttttaatgttttccccactgtgttcggcgcacaagagaaatattagggaagtaaatgattgtgtaatatcagcatatgaactTCATattatgaagtatattcgtctatcattgtctctgagaaaATGTGCACGTCGGATGCTAAAAGAgctgtttttactttcgcttTGTAGGCTGTTGctcagttttcacgttgcttgtgtgatatccattggctcaccttcatggtttaaaacataaatatgtataaacatacagtataaaaagatatatttacaatattttgcgacttaaccccaaaataatgcatttccatcaacgtttttcactcacagTTGACGACCCCGGGGCTAGACCATAAATCGGCTGTTAGTACGAAATGAGTCACTTTTGCAAGCCGCTCGGAAAGCTTCCCTCTGACCTCACTGTACATTTGCGGCAGAGCTTCTGATGCAAAGTACTTGCGATTGTAGCTCGTATCTTGGGTCAATGCTTTTTAGCGGCGTTTTAAAGCCCTCGTTTTCACGCAGAACGCGCACGCGCCATATCGATATGAACGATATTGGATAATCCCGTATCGCGTTGGGGAATCATATCGATATATCCCCAGAACTcgatataccgcccagccctatctCGGAGCACGTGATATATTATAAAGAGTAAAGATATGTTTTATAAAATGTAGTCACgtaaaaagtacgatcttatgctttggtatgtagtgaagtaaaagtaaaagttactcaaaacaaaaatactccagtaaagtacagatacttgaaaaatgtacttcagtacagtaacgaagtacaactactttgttactgtccaccactgctgAACGCACCATAACACTAGGAGAGGAGTGTGCTAAACGCTCTGCAATACTCAGCCCGTAACAGTGGGAAGGGCCTCATATTTATACAGTATCTGATTGGACACACCTGTGTGTGTAATCAGTGAGGTGGAGCATGGGAAATGGAATGGCAATGCGACCTCTGGTGGCGAACAGACAGAAGACCATGGACTAGATAGATAACAAATATTGGTCAAATAGTTAAAGGttccatattgtacacatttctggaggtttattttagttgttgatgtccttaagaatatttatttgcagtataagtgccaaaatccatctcaatatatttttacagctccttttttatgagctctgtcaagaacaggtcgattttggcccatctaattaatattcatgagcctctcttctgattggcctgttgttttctgagtgacgcacagccaggccaaccactagtaactacggtcatgtatgctgtggcctagcccagagccatagagagagcctaacctgctgatactcaacaggatatttcagaatgatcattaatgtttctttctttttcaaacaccgaatgcagtaagctacgtaactgttgctttagtagagtccctttcacaatgcgcgctgattccggaaaattacgggaacgagcgctgtgtgaacaaaagccagaaccaaatgccataaaggcagtgttgtagtgatgatgcacgtcaccctgcgactcttcatgacgaaaaaatacgtgcaaagtggaatgaagcagtcCATTTACAAACCAATCAAAACGAATGATTTGGCgtacccagagccatagagaaacagagttgcgacacgctttgatctcgccgccgtgCAGTCACGTGGTTcttggagctctcaatagttccaaacaactccgcactgtcaatgtgtttgaatggctttaagtagaatagacagcagttttactatatttgcagcaatttcgagtaattattaacacataatgtgcattgattgagTATTGATAActactctgaatacgctttacaatcgcattttattgtggggagtgataaagagacataattaatatgttctcatactttttggcagtcaaatgtgaccaaacaccttaagtgtaacttttattcaatttaataattgtaatatatagttcagttctaatTAGTTAATATATTGAGGAgtttactaaataatatgtgcaataatgatcctggccatttaaaagataacattttctaatatagtatttatattacagttagtgtaatatttaaggttaaatacatctgaatGTGTATTTgcacatgatcaaacactctcttttttgtttcgatttaacgttaaatttaaaaaagtaatttacttgaGTTagtttatgatattcaaatatacaacataactgaatattaaaaggcaagcaaaaatggcatttaacataatagaaaagatgaaaatagtgtttaaaaaaacacaagtcaacgaattgcattcagcatacatttttattcttgaatgcagtctttactgaaactcattcaacctcctacagtgagagaaagattgcagaaagactaaaaatgtaaaaatatgacaattagtatctggttatggtcgctattacggtgtttctcacgttatctaactgcatttacagtataactgtttattttttaacgataaacattaactatgacacgcttcataaaataccacaaCTGGCCAGTTTTCCAataggtcaactgatgcgttaaaatgtaaaaatatgcagTAATTTCTCCAATTTACCAGCGCTGTGCTTGAGAAACGCTGAAAtgaatggacttctatggaggaactattggttgtttggaactattggccgctccatgacacgctttacttccgcattcctcagttcctatggaagcctatgggagtgtcgcaactctgtttctctatggctctgggcgtACCCATATTTGCATGCTGAAGGTTATACAGgtaaacactcttaaaaataaacagtAACGACTTAAACGTTAATGTTTACAATCAAAATACACAGAGATGAAGCATACTAGAAATAATATAAAGGCTTAATTAGCTCAAGTTTACCTGAGGTTACACATACGGTGCTGCAGATCACAAGGCAAAAGGAAATTACAATCAGCCAAATGGATTCCAATCAGCCTCCAGAAGCCAGCAGTTCATCTGAAAAACCAGGGATGCCTGCAGAAGCACCACCACCATATCCTACCTCCTTTCCAAGCCAGCCAGTCCCTCTGGGGCCCTATCTAGGACAGTTTGGAATCACTGCGCAGCCTGCAGTTTTTGTGCCCGCCGCTCCACTGGCCAATCCAGTGCCAGATTACTTAGCCTACTCCATCTTTATCACGGTGTGCTGCTGCTTACCACTGGGCATTGCTGCAATGATTTTCTCCTGCTCTGTAAGTATAttcgttttatttattttctttaacaTTTATATAACCATTAAACATAAAATTGCATCACATGTTTGTAGAGTTTAATGTGGTAATCAGTAAAAGTTAATGATTACATGTGTTGTTTATCTTGACACCTTTAATGGGCACAGAAAAAAGGGAAAATGATTCCTTATTATTTCATGATCTTGACCAGTGGCGGAGCCAGGGGGTGACTAACTTAGGTCACCACTGagctagtctcgcgtagccagaccttcagactgaagGCTGAAGGCCctgaattcatggcagctttcattggccaaggcccgcccataagaccttttgatcgacatgtcaaacaaccaatcacagtttgtttcgttcagcgtcatgtttcggtgcgtggaaatgcccccacaacaacagactggtgtgcaacaagtcagtcattgaaataaccagcattgaaagataacgaagaagagggagaacaagcattaagtcagtaatttgttcgcgaacgtcgcaaatgtgtagaacaacaatggcgtctgcaagcaccttttagcaaaacgcagagtaaatcagtctgcactttgtttctcagcggaccgaaaataaacgcgacactcgcgtctcccggaattccggtcaaattcaactaatcagatgacgacttcgacattcctaaagtgtttccagttaagtgtaccatatgcatcagacgtttagccaacgttccgagggcgtgatgtctgaggctgagactaccacTGACCTAAGCTTGGCCGCCCTACTCAAAACTGCCTTTTTTCTTGAATGGGGTTGAATTGGTTtaagcaaagactatagaatacccaagacatgtcactcgtatagttttcaatggggaaaaatgcaacgctcattatggccgagaagccccgccttcttaatgaaagagccaaccgttgattagtaaagtcagcgtgtcactgcagctgccgttagaaatcccggttgctatagaaacaatcggcgctctaagacgtgcgctcagtactgtgTATGTGCACTGGCTGATCTAGCCTGAGAAATAAGCGTTTTTAAcactattggagcacaaggaacgaTATTTGTGAGACAGTTAATGTCAGATTTCGTTGGACATTTAATCacaagcttggtgaacagttttggagaatttgatgtttccccattcaaagagataggagctgcacttgcagaATTTCAAAGATGGCCTCCGAGtgaaggtccactgaagtgccctgaaacacgcagcgttattctatgtggtgacgtacttttaactgaaacaaaaacatatcgcccagccccgcacACCAAAggctatagaatacccaagacatgtcactcttatagttttgaatggggaaaaatgcaacgttcattatggccgcgaagccccgccttcttagtgaaagagccaatcgttgattagataagtcagcgcgtcactgcagctgccgttagaagtcccggttgctatagaaacaatcgacactctaagacgtgcgctcaatACTGTGCATGCGCACTAATGGCTTAATTAgtggagccggaaagacgatggagcccggtggagctggtggaccgacgggcgacggtggagatgagggcgctgagagccgtggtggagccgcagggtcagagggccgaggcggagttctggactctgaggctggaggcggagctgagggatcctccagcctgGACACCGATGGaaactggcagacccgcggcgagcccactgcactggtggtgggctgagggtgagcagaggggctgtcaggggacagcggtggccatTCATACGGAGACATAGGCAGAAGAggggggtgggtgggaaatccagacAGGTAGATTGATCATGACAGATAGATAATTCGGTATTgaagtctattaaatcaccaGAATTATCGTCCATGGCTTCAGAAaagaagtcaattaagtccccagagttatTGTCcatctcaccctcagcggtggtgcagtgggcagggctctccattgccctcacttgctccacctccaccgtcacggatgtagtggccggctctcgcacctggtcggacgtACAGGACTTTGGTTCTGTCGCTTGGGGCTCAGGTTCCTCCTCCGCGGTGGGCTCGGGCTAATGCTCCGATTGTCGGGGTGATGGtgggctgctctctgggtcatgagtggggctgacgtcctccttgacgatgCCGATAGTCCAAGTAGAttcacaggacgccagcacccactctaTGTAATCGGCAATGtcctctcgaggaccctccccagACAGCCGCGCTTTGATGGCGATGTTCAGTCCAGCATGGTAaaacgtgcacaggcagctgtccagGTAGTGCGTGAGTGGTAAGAGTTGCACAAaatctctggtgtggtcctcgagagaacggttcccctgctccaggagaatgatgAGAACAGCAGGGTTATCCATAAggaaaaaggaaacaaaaagactgaaacaAAACGGAAAAATAAAACGCAGGGGAAAATGCCGTGAACGGTTTTCGATCGGTCCTTCTGTTACGGTAGCATGCTGGACGAACGAGACGTGAGACgagatacaaaacaaacaatatatttaatataaatcttcaagatgaaacaggcaggaacacagagaactTCCACACACGTTGTGACAACATCAAGGACCGTCAAGAGACTGAAAACAAAGACtgacttttaaagggtgactaatcattgaACACAGGTGAAGGGGATGACGctaacgaggactaaaccaaatatcACAGATCtacggggggagacaatgggaaaaaccaagtacAAAACAGACGTAAATGTGACAAACACACATAGGTGTTAGTCTTGCAATTTTATTGCCATCATATAAAAAAGCtaacaatttattaattttataatgcAGAATTGTGTACTGTGATGTAAACTTAGACCACATAAAATATACCTGCGATGAATTCTCTAAACAGAGTGGTGTCATTATTTTCTAAGGATGTTTGCTACCTGTTTTTAGTGTTTTAGGTCACTGAATGACAGCATGCTTGCTGGGTGACAACTTTTTCTAGTGTGGTGACACGTGTATGAAACAGGCTCAGGAATCATAAAAACATCCACATTTTTGTCCTGATATTTAATTTTACCTGAGCTCATCCAGTTACATATTGATTCCACCAGGTGGCACTTGCAGTCAAGCTGGAGAAGTTACGGTAAATTCAAGTTATGCTAAAATCTTGTCACTCCTCCCCTTACAAAACAACCCAACCTACTGTGCTAGTCCCCATAAAAGGAATGTGATAAATGCAACAGTTTAATGTTCACTGACTACTGACCACACACCAGAGACAAACACTGTTCAGAGCTGCAGAAAAGCTCATTGCGATCAAGACAAACATGGATTCCAGAAAGTCTTCAACAGGACAGCCTTTGCTTTCACTGCAGCATGACCCTCCGGAGTACTCAGATTCTGGATTCCCTGCCCCCCACAGCTATCCCAGCAGTTCCCAGCAATACGGAGCACCGCCGGCATCTGGCCCGTACACTCAAGGGTCAAATGGAGTCCAGAATGTGGTCACTGTGCAGCCTATGGCTGAAGTGTTCACTCCACTGGCCAATCCACTGCCAGATTACCTGTGCTACTCCATCTTTACCATGCTGTGCTGCTGTATGCCTCTGGGATCGGCTGCCCTTGTTTACTCCCTCACAGTAAGTATTGGTTTATATAGGCCTACCTGTCTTATATACTTCATTTAACATATACATACCTGTCTTTATAGGGTACCACCATTTCAGTGTTTAAATATCTAGAGAATGACTGTAATCTTCAGAAATTAATCTTATTCCCAGTCAGGATCAACGTTTATTTACTGGTGATTTACTATTGTAGATTGCTGTTGATATTGTAATTGTTGCTTTTCATACATTTAACTTTGATTTATAGACCTTATATCCTTTCTTCATGCATTTACAATAAACATGGTAACTTTTACCGTTTTGTTGCTTCCTTAGAGAAAAAGGTGTGGCACCACAGAACAAAAACTGAATTAATTTTTAATCAGTTCAGTCTTCCATCCGCTGAAATAGGGTTTAAA encodes:
- the LOC141343357 gene encoding proline-rich transmembrane protein 1-like, with product MDSRKSSTGQPLLSLQHDPPEYSDSGFPAPHSYPSSSQQYGAPPASGPYTQGSNGVQNVVTVQPMAEVFTPLANPLPDYLCYSIFTMLCCCMPLGSAALVYSLTTRDANMFGHQHIASRNSRMARILNHVSLAIGLIFCLILVVYIILAVIVVTRTNRFGP